TATTACGAACTCTATGTAAATAGTGTGTGATCTTTCACACAGAGAGGTAAGATAGATAGACCCAACCCTAACAGGATTAGATTTTAACAACACTGTTATTAAAAGCCAGGGCTCTGCTGAGGCAACGAGGACGCAACAACAAAGATGGAGGAACACAGTAGCTAACTGAGACTAGGCTTCAGACTCTCATTGTTTTTAGGCAGTGACTCTTGTGAGTACTATAGAAATTGTGGATCCAATCAATGTTTATGTGTTTAATGCTTATTGGGGCGCCCAAGAGGGGATGCCATGCTTTTTCGAATTGTTGTGGAGTACCGAGTCCCCCTAGGTACAAGGTATACACTCCAACCTGCTCTGGAAAACTAACCAAGCCCAAAGGCTACATGTAGGCCACCAATGTACTCTTAACTACTTTAGGTCAGTGCTATAGAATACAGTCTTCCATGTTCTATATCCAGCATCCAGCCTCTCCTCTGGTGTTCCCAACCTCTACGCACCAATACGGCCCCAAACACAGCTCTGTTCTGCTAAATATCTCATAAGCCCAAACAAAGGCCACTTAACACAACAGCTCGTCTAAACCGCAACCATTACACCGCTTGCTGGGAGTTAGCAGGGAAACCATGTATTATTTAAACACAGACAACAGAAGTTATTTTACAACGGAAAACTTTGACCATTCCTGACAACCAAGTGGAGGGAGATTAGTATATCTGGCTTATGTCTCAAATGGCGACCTATTCACTATATTGTGCATCTTATTCACAAtgcagtgcactagttttgacccaAGACCCTCCTTGGTATGTCCAGTGCAGAGTTGAAAGAATTTGATCAAAATAGCTTTGAAATGACGGATTGGGAGGCATAGGTTACATGAGAGTAAAACCATTACAAGAGCTCTTGTAAAAAAACGTAGTGCAAGCAAGCCGAGAGAAGTGCCCCCACTgggttatttttttattattacaaaatacaaatataatTGCCACTGTATTTGGCTAAAGGACAATTTTACAAATGGGCAAACGTTGCTATGACGTGACAGAAGCACTCTGGGAATGTTGTGGAAACGATTGGGATGATCAAGGCAGGTCTTTAAGCAGGAGAGCACTTGAATGAGCTTCAGTCTTACTCCTCCTAGTGATTTATACATCCTATTTAGATTGATTAGTTATTCTATGGCAAATTGAGTCAAACAGTTGACATTTAGAATAGAAAACAAACCAATGGCAAATTGAGTCATAAAAACATCTGAAACGTATGAAACTGTAGTATGAAACAACCAAaccaaacatattttttttgtcacattgtACTTCGAACACACTCAAAATGGTGGCAGTTGTAATGGTTGTGTGTATGGGCActggtttgtacagatgaaaatCCTTTCACAGCTTTGTCAACCATCTGAGTCTTTTTGAAGGGGTAGGACACTTTCTCATACGTGTCAATGTCTGTAAACTTACATTAGGAGTTCAGGGATTTGGAGCCAAAATTAcaaaaaattcacctttcagagCGTGTGTTTTTAAACGTTCTCGCCAGGTGCCTTGAGAATCCCTCTGTGTGTGAATGGTGAAGGGCAGAGTCAGTCACAGTTAGCCTCCGGTAGCATAGCAGTTCCTCTGTAGAGTTTTCAGGTGTAGTGTCTCTGAGAGAGGAGATCAGTGGGTATCGTACCTTTAAATCCCCataattgtttgtttgttgtagCGGTTTCCTTCAGGAAGACTGGAGAGTCTGGAAAGAGTTCTGTAAATCCAGTGagatttcctctctcctctttcactgaGAGAGCTGGCATTGTGACTCTTTCCTTCCATGACCTTGTCGGTTCCAATGGAAAACCAAAATGGCGGCACTATGGAGCTGTATGGAATATGACCTTTGACCTCGGATCAGTCTCGCAGGATAAACCAATCATAACCCAACACTACTTCAaccagagagagctgagagaactGAAAAAAACACCCCTTGTAACATCCAGGTAACATTTATATAACATTTACTCATTTTAACCACTCTCACCCACAGACTGGTTTGTATTCAACATGCATCATTTCATCACAAACAAGCGCAGGTGAAACAAGATGACATATttggaaaaaaagaaaaagggagagaaagtggaaaaggagggagtgaaaaaAATCTTGTGCAGGAGGAGAGCTAATACAATCCAACTCTCAGAGGAAGGTAATTTCCAGCTTTTCTCCTTGAATAAAGGGGGACAGGTGTTATTCTGCTGAAGCCCATGCAGAGATGTCGTGTTCAATCGCTACACACCGCTGAAGCCACATTCCCATTAGGCCCAGGCgcttaggggtgtgtgtgtgtgtgtgtgtgtgtgtgtgtgtgtgtgtgtgtgtgtgtgtgtgtgtgtgtgtgtgtgtgtgtgtgtgtgtgtgtgtgtgtgtgtgtgtgtgtgcagcgtgGAACAGTGAACACTCATACAAGAGGACATAGAGAGTAAataagtgagagaaagagaaagagagagagagagagggtgaaattCACTTTCGGAACATTTTCTACTTATGAAAAGCATCTCCTTGGCTACCACCTTGCATCACACTACAACACTGTTGCTATTGATAGAAATGTACCCTATTGACCCCTATTTTAAATAAAATCCATCACCTTTGGAGAGTTAGTTCAATGCACTAAAATGCTGTATGTAAGTCATAGTAAATCATATCGGTCCATCTAACCTGAGAGACTTCAGCACAGGATATCCTGTTTCCCATTTCTCTAGACAGGTGACTCCACAACCTATCAGTGTGTCCttgacagtgttggggaagctactctgaaaatatagtttaccaagctaccaattagttcacactggaagaagttaagctacattaaagctacccttaagaaagAGTTTATAGTTTACTGAACTAAAGTTACTTTTAAAAAGCAGTTCATGAAAAATGATAtgtacatttgaaatgtcatagaATACAAATAGCAAGAACAGATCGCTCTGTAGttagatgttaacagaatgtgtaatttatcctattaaacacaaaaactatctctcaagtgagaattaggcaggtctgaagCCAGATAGTTTCTTTtcctacttcacccatattttattttatttttgcaaagaaagtagtgtgtagttccagtagctAGCCAGACCTCTACATGGCAGAAAACTAGTGAAAACACTACTAAGATTGTAATTTAACTCAGCTACCATCAAgttactgcaaaatgtagttacaTTACTATTTggactacatgtagttcactactccccaacactggtcCTTGATACGCAGCCAGCTGTTACAATGACAGACTGCCTCCTATAGGATTAATACATACAGGTCACTCTACTGAAAAGGTTAACGGCTGGATCATGCATTAAAGTGGATTAGAAGCAtgtaccctctctatctctcgccctctgtgtgtgtgtgtgtgtgtgtgtgtgtgtgtgtgtgtgtgtgtgtgtgtgtgtgtgtgtgtgtgtgtgtgtgtgtgtgtgtgtgtgtgtgtgtgtgtgtgtaggtggataTGAGCTGTTCTATCCTTGTTTATGCATTTCTCCACAGTTGCCTGTCAATATTCCAATCCCACAGACTCCTAATCAACTCTCGAGCCAGGCAGGCAGCTCTAATTCTACTAGCTTAAACACTCTACACACAACCCACCGCTGCATATTGACcgaccatatacacacacatacacacaacctccCCATGACACAGTCTTGCTTAATTGCTAATTAGTGTGTCTAATCAAAGTGGACGTTCATGGTGTTAATATCCAGAAAGAGGTGTTGGTGTTAATTAAAGGTGTACCTTCTTACTCCGCACCTCGTTCAGTTGTGATGAAATAAGAGGGGTATTATTATCTTGAGCTAGAACTGCTGTACAGTGGAACTGTGTGGGTAAACCTGTGTGAAGTGGGTCACCAGTTAAAGACCACGATCCATTTTAGATCACATTATTAAACGTGGAATGGACGTTTTAAGCCACATTCATCTAGACAAAAGGATTGCCAGCAGCACACAAAGTGCTCACATCAAATGATGCACATTGTCGGTATTTTAGCTCTGTTGACCCACATTAATCTGCTGACATGAATATGCACAATACGCAGAatgtatctctctcccctctcttttttTACTCTCTTTTTTTATCTCTGTGTTTTAcggtctctccatctctctctttatctgtctacAGAACCTAGTAAGTCACAGCGACCCCTACCCAACATACCAATAACAACAATACAGCTGTTCACAATCTGATTCCCATTCACAGGGTCCAGGTTAAATGTCTGATCATAGATCAACACGTAGGGACAAATACCTGCTACTCCTCCTGTAGCTCCTAGCGGTATGTCTCTGCTCCAGGGGCGGGGCTACTGTTTTACACTGCTGTGTCAATTCCCTGTCTTCACAGGAGGTTACGTCTGGCCTGTATCACAGTACATTACCCTGCCTGGCTGGTTGGCTAGTCCTGTGCTGTGGCTGACTGAAGACCCAAAGCCTGCGTCACAAAGGGCAGCCTAttccccataggccctggtcaaaagtagtgcactgtttaGGGAATAGGATGGCATTTGAGACACAACAAAAGCCTGCATCCTCACACCGTAAAGCCTCCTTGAGTGTTTTCAGTTTTTCCTTTTTATTCCTCTCTGCttgctgtgtgactgtgtgactgtgacaGCCACTATTGAAATGCAAATGTTTGTGCACCATCCAATAGCATGGATGATCTCAGGGATAGGAGGGAGCTCTTGACAGCTCCGTTCACAATTACCATGTTTTCCCCCTTTgtattggtctctctctctctctctctctctctctctctctctctctctctctctctctttctctcgccctctctgGGTATATTATCTCACTGTGTTTCTGTctcaccaacacagacacacacattatcTCCGCGCCCTACATGCGCCCAAAAACATGTGTAGGAGTTTAGActgactcatacacacacacacaaacactgacacgcacacatacagttCACTCGATGACACACGCATACACTCAATGCAGACACAAACAGACGTTACTTCATCTGATTTCCCGTCTCTACACACAGATGAAAGCGTGACACTCCAACAGGTGAATTCCACATGAAGTGTTCACTGAATACTGATTGGATGGTTGGCCAGGGCTCCCTGTCTCTAATTATAACTGTTAAGACGATGAGCAAGTTCCAGAAGTAGTCCTACAGTCCACAATGACCCTACTGTACTATCATCTCTCTCAGCTCTGGTCCTGCTGATGATAACATGTTTTGACAGAGACCCATTACTCAAAACTCAATTTTCCacaatgtctcactctcacttcCTGTCTTCCTTTCACAGCTTCTGCTGGGCTGACACGCCCTTCCAGTAGTCGAGGATGTCGTGGAGGTCCTCCCCTTTGGCAAACTGCACCTTCTTCCTTAAGGCGTTCCCGGCCGTGACGTAGCATGACTCATCCCTCTGGCCCTTCCTGTAGGGCCGGAACCTCTCCCAGATCCTTAGAGAGCTCTCCGAGGAATACTCAGGGCTGGAGGAGTACCCGGAGTAGTTTTGGTGGCGGGAGGGCGAGAGCTGGGAGTAGGAGGCGGCGTCACGGCGGGAGCGGGTCAGGGGCTTGAGGAAGGAGGCCCTCTGGTGCGGCGAACCCTGGTGGGAGCCCTCGTAGTACAGAGCCGGGACAGAGTGGCGGTGCTCTGAGCAGTGGTAGTCCTCCTGCTGTTCCTGTCCCtgcccctgctgctgctgctggtggtgctgGTGATGCTGGTTGGtaataccatcaacaccaccaccacctccactaccacacccaccacccccacctcctcccccgCCGCTCCCCACCAGAGGCAGCCGCTCCAGGGGCTCTCCACACCCCGCCGGgctgcctctctctcctgggTACTGCTGGCAGGGGTCCGGGCTGCGGGGCTCGTGGATGTCCAGGCTGTAGACCCGGCCTCCTCCTCCGGTCCCTCGTTCCCGGTCACGTCCCATAGAGTTGCAGGACGAGGTGCTGCACTGCTTCTTCACGGCACTGATCACCACCGCAGCGTCAGCGCTCATCTGCCTCACGACGGGGCGCACAGCGGATGCAGGGGGAGGCGGCCGGTAGGGCGGCGACACAAACCCCCCGCCGCTGATCCCCGGACGCTCCGAGAGAGGGACGGAGAAGGGGAGCGGCGGTGGAGGGGGGATCTTGGTGGTAGGGGAGGGCAGGCCCGGGCAGGTCTCAGTGATGCCGGGGGAAAGGGGGATGAGGCCACGGGTCAAGGAGGAGGTGcaggtgggtggaggggaggtggggtaggaggtggtggtggtggtggcggaaGAGGCAGTGGAGGAGGCGGCCATGACAGAGTCCAGCTTCAGGGCGTCGATGCAGTTATTGATGATCTGGTTGACCTTATCCACCTCCATGGCGATGGTGGAGATCTCCGAGGCCGAGCCTCGCTCGTTGTCGTCCGAATCCTCTCCCACGTCCGTCCCGTCCTCTTCTCTTAGAtcctcatccctcatccctccctgtcctcctcccatccctccatctctcatcacCCCCTCCATTCTCACATCCATGTAGTTGCCTTTGCTGGTCAGCATGGCCTCAGAGAAGGCGGTGGGCATCTTATcctgagggatggaggagagtctGGAGGAAGAGGTGTTGGCGGAGTGAAGCATGCCTGAGGAGGAGGCAGACATTGGTAGCTTGCCCCCGTGcgtgtggtgctggtactggtggTGGCCCTGACCCTGGGCCTGCTCCTGGAGCTTCTGCACTGCAGACGGGTCGTTCCCCACGGCCGCCGCCACCTCCGGGCCATACCTCATTTCTAGAATCGTCTTCTTCACACAGATGGACTTTTGCTTCTCCtcattcctcctcttcttcctcagacAATAGTAGACGAGGCCCAGGATGCAGAGCATCCCGAAGAGGCAGCCCACGATGGTCATTATGTAGTGGGTGGTGGTGGAAGGTGTTGGTGGCATGTCGTCGGGGTTCTGGGCTCGGGTGGAGAACTGGAGACAGGTGTGGTTGTACCGCTGGGAGGTCCGGATGGAGGCCACGCAGAAGGTATAGTTGGTGTGTGGCTTGAGCTTGTTCAGCGTGATCATCTCCTTCTTGAGCTTCAGGTTCATGACGTCAGAGACGAAGGTGTTATTGTACTGCACCAGGATGTACATCTTGCTGTAAGGTCTGGGGATCTGGACCATGATAGAGGCTGTGAACAGGGACACGTGGTGGAGCTTGATGCTGGGGCTGAAGCTGTGCTCCGTGGAGGAAGACGAGGTGGTGGGTTGGTGGTACGGACCCACTCGGTCAAACATGTCCGGGCCCATTCCGGAGGAATCTGAGTCTGGCGGAAGAGACGTCATCCCGGGGATGAAGACCCCGTCCCGACAGACAGAGGATAGAATGGTCCGAGCGTTGTGCCCGGCGTGGCCGGACGCGATGGGACTCAGGAGTGGGTAGCCAAACATCTCCCTGGGGGTCTCGCACTGGAGCCGGTCGTAGGTGTGTGTGACGTTATTGAAGGCCTCCAGCCAGGTGAGGAAGTTGTACAAGTCACAGCCACAATGGAAGGGGTTCCCAGCCAGCTCACACACCATGAGGCGGTTCAAAATGGTAAAGGTGGAGGGGTCGAGGCGGGCCAGCTTATTGGACGACAGGTCAATGCTGTTGAGACTGACGCACTCATCCAATGCATTGTTGCCAATGACCTTGATGAGAATATACAGAGACAGAAagcaatatatttaaaaaaatctgaacCATGTtgtacatacagaataatatcaATTTATCTTTAGCAAATAGTAGCATTGAAATATTTAAAAACTACAGAACTAAACAGAAATTGACCAATATCACACCTCAATGAGGTTGTGCTGGAGGAAGAGGCACTGCAGCCGGCCCAGGCCCCTCATCATGGCTTCTGTCAGGTTGGTCAGTTTGTTGTAGCCCAGCTGGAGGACCTAGGAGAGAACCAGAAAGGATTACATCAAGATTAAATCGATCAACCAATCAAttaacccacccacccaccacccaGTGTACCTGTAGGTTGGCCTGTTGAGCGAAGGCCCCGTCCTCGATGTAGGAGATCTCGTTCTTGGTAAGGTTGAGGTCCGTGAGGTTGGTGAAGCGGTACATGGAGGTGTAGGGGATCATTTTGAGCTTGTTCTCGTTGAGCCTCAGGTCGTGGACCGTGTTATTGATGTGCTGGGGGATGGTCTCATATGGAGGCTGGTTCTGGCTGCAGATGGCTAGCCACACGTAGCCCTTGTCCCCCTCGATCAGCCAGCAGTCACCCCAGACCAGGCCCggaaggtggaggaagaggaggagagagggaaggatgaggagggtgggggtagatggagaggaggaggagtgagtgTGAAGCCTGCTGAGCATGatgatggagggaagaggagaaggacgAATGAAGAGGGAGGTTTTGTTAAGATGGAGGAAACGTGGGATTGAAATAAGGGAAAGTGAGGTTGAGTCTAAGGAGAAAGAGCGTGGGGGATGGACTGGGGTAGCTAGGTTGTCCTCAGAAAGGGGAGAATGGGTTTAGCTTGGGTgtagaaaaagagggaggggcctcacacagtcagtcacagcTGTATGGTTGTCATGGTGATTAGCAGAATCCCCATGTCTTTTCACTTCCTGTTGGACTGCCGTGGGGAGTGAAACAGCTATTCCTCATAATCTCTCCGACAGGAAGTCTTGTTGATTGATCTGATAGGAAGTAGCAGGATCCGCTGGAGAGACGTGAGTCtgtggaagagaagagaggaataCCGTGAGACAACAATAGAGTGGCATATGACAATTATAACATGGAATGTACATGGACTGTACCAAACAGCATAGAACACAAAACACTAGTGTTGCATACAGATGGAGAGTCTTAATTTGATCAGCTTGTTTCAGGATAACTTTCCTGGAAATGTTAAACGTgtaatgtatttgaggtttaaaaaggcttctgaagttcggaattttcactttgaaattttagacttgattttccccaaaatgtatcaacccctacaaaaatgtcaattaatttaatccacataataattcacatttcctgttgacgCAGgattagcaaactggctcaaattaagatcctacatctgtataaaaAAACGAATCACATGGGACAGCTATAAAACCAGGTGCAATTTTAGAAAACTCTGATTTAAAGTGGCACTATGATTAAGGAGACTATTCTAGAAAAGCACACGTCCTCATTCCTCAAAAAGCAATACAACATACAGTTTATAGATGAAAAAACACGATACATGCACTGTTTAACACACACCAGCATGACCCCTTTCTCTCTGACAGCCACTCTCTGCAAACAGAACAGATGCTTATTCATGACCATCATGTGCGACCAGAAAACAGCACTCGGAAATAAAGTGCCCTGCATAAAACCTCAACACAGAAACCTAGCCCATGAATACATGATGTTCATTTACAACATGCAACATTCTGGCCTCGGCGCTGATATCTGTGCATCTTAAATCTTGTGCATGTGACACTCAAGGTTTATTGCTCCGTCGTGGATTCATTCTGGATTACATCCTAATCCTGGCAAGCGACACTTCATACAGTCTCTCCACCATAAGCCCCAGGAATCTTCTCTAGGAAGATCAC
The window above is part of the Salmo trutta unplaced genomic scaffold, fSalTru1.1, whole genome shotgun sequence genome. Proteins encoded here:
- the LOC115185008 gene encoding protein phosphatase 1 regulatory subunit 29; its protein translation is MLSRLHTHSSSSPSTPTLLILPSLLLFLHLPGLVWGDCWLIEGDKGYVWLAICSQNQPPYETIPQHINNTVHDLRLNENKLKMIPYTSMYRFTNLTDLNLTKNEISYIEDGAFAQQANLQVLQLGYNKLTNLTEAMMRGLGRLQCLFLQHNLIEVIGNNALDECVSLNSIDLSSNKLARLDPSTFTILNRLMVCELAGNPFHCGCDLYNFLTWLEAFNNVTHTYDRLQCETPREMFGYPLLSPIASGHAGHNARTILSSVCRDGVFIPGMTSLPPDSDSSGMGPDMFDRVGPYHQPTTSSSSTEHSFSPSIKLHHVSLFTASIMVQIPRPYSKMYILVQYNNTFVSDVMNLKLKKEMITLNKLKPHTNYTFCVASIRTSQRYNHTCLQFSTRAQNPDDMPPTPSTTTHYIMTIVGCLFGMLCILGLVYYCLRKKRRNEEKQKSICVKKTILEMRYGPEVAAAVGNDPSAVQKLQEQAQGQGHHQYQHHTHGGKLPMSASSSGMLHSANTSSSRLSSIPQDKMPTAFSEAMLTSKGNYMDVRMEGVMRDGGMGGGQGGMRDEDLREEDGTDVGEDSDDNERGSASEISTIAMEVDKVNQIINNCIDALKLDSVMAASSTASSATTTTTSYPTSPPPTCTSSLTRGLIPLSPGITETCPGLPSPTTKIPPPPPLPFSVPLSERPGISGGGFVSPPYRPPPPASAVRPVVRQMSADAAVVISAVKKQCSTSSCNSMGRDRERGTGGGGRVYSLDIHEPRSPDPCQQYPGERGSPAGCGEPLERLPLVGSGGGGGGGGGCGSGGGGGVDGITNQHHQHHQQQQQGQGQEQQEDYHCSEHRHSVPALYYEGSHQGSPHQRASFLKPLTRSRRDAASYSQLSPSRHQNYSGYSSSPEYSSESSLRIWERFRPYRKGQRDESCYVTAGNALRKKVQFAKGEDLHDILDYWKGVSAQQKL